The Rhodocytophaga rosea genome has a segment encoding these proteins:
- a CDS encoding GumC family protein, whose translation MTFARLKRLLNDHKRLLVFFPIVLALLVFLFTTHMRRQYTSKTLIYTGLVSGYTLETGEGAKVDYLAINNSFDNLINTVKSRITIEEVGVRLLAQHLMMKKANLKVASQETLDELDAQIPADLRKRLVDEKSFPKTVQNIYIAFNKGEKAIIEILNSKEGYYSELSISSRLKVERVGTSDMVEISYTAYDPAVAQYTLKILTSIFLGRYRKIKAEETGSVVAYFEEQLRKALERLRGGEDRLKDFTTKNQIINYYEQTKYVAAQQRDIELEIQDEQSNLAAATAALKKLDEKLSIRKDITLKSSQINQDRDSISELSSKLAILEINPKADPDQVEDLKRHIGLLEDKLKQDISSLYDSHNSTEGVPSKALFEEWVDALVAVDKGKARLNVMDDVRRDYQRFYNQFAPLGSGLNRLEREVGVAEREYLEILHSLNMSKLRERNLEFSSKLRIMDSPIFPLKANPSKRLMLVIGSFLAGLLLCIGFITAKEYLDTTVRDPQRAEKLTGLAFAGALPLTDKHNSKINYARIERKLLNQCLSKLKLRSHDHAPGTPFVIILFSIRNEEGKTYFGNRLADRLNRTGSPTLLCEPFNRRKQIDESAFQYKLPANFSSVTSIQELTNRTLDSYNYVILEIPSTIDNPLPVELIQKADLSLMLVTAERVWEEADNFSLAGYKEVASKPVLLLLNKVKLNYLNGIIGKI comes from the coding sequence ATGACCTTCGCTCGCTTAAAAAGATTATTAAATGATCACAAGCGCTTGCTTGTCTTCTTTCCTATAGTACTTGCCTTACTTGTATTTTTGTTTACAACGCACATGCGCAGGCAGTACACATCCAAAACTCTGATTTACACCGGGCTGGTTTCGGGTTATACCTTAGAAACAGGTGAAGGTGCTAAAGTAGATTATCTGGCTATTAACAATTCTTTCGATAATTTGATTAATACAGTTAAATCGCGCATAACCATTGAGGAGGTAGGAGTACGCTTGCTGGCCCAACACCTGATGATGAAGAAAGCTAATCTGAAAGTAGCTTCCCAGGAAACGCTTGATGAGTTAGATGCGCAGATTCCGGCTGATTTAAGAAAACGGCTTGTAGATGAAAAATCATTTCCCAAGACAGTACAGAATATTTATATCGCTTTTAATAAAGGCGAGAAGGCAATTATAGAGATACTTAATTCAAAAGAAGGATATTATAGTGAACTTAGTATTTCCAGTCGCTTAAAGGTTGAACGTGTAGGCACCAGTGATATGGTAGAAATCTCCTATACGGCGTATGATCCGGCTGTCGCTCAATATACATTAAAAATTCTTACCTCTATATTTCTGGGCAGGTACAGAAAAATCAAAGCGGAAGAAACTGGATCTGTAGTAGCTTATTTTGAAGAACAGCTCAGAAAAGCCCTGGAACGTTTGCGTGGAGGTGAGGACCGCTTAAAAGATTTTACAACCAAAAACCAGATCATCAATTACTACGAACAAACCAAGTATGTAGCCGCTCAGCAACGAGATATAGAACTTGAGATTCAAGATGAACAATCTAATCTGGCTGCTGCAACTGCTGCTTTAAAGAAACTTGATGAAAAGCTTTCTATCCGGAAAGATATTACACTCAAAAGCTCTCAAATTAATCAGGATAGAGATAGTATCTCAGAACTGAGTTCGAAATTAGCCATTCTGGAAATTAATCCAAAGGCAGATCCTGACCAGGTTGAAGATCTGAAAAGGCATATTGGCCTGTTGGAAGATAAGTTGAAACAGGATATTTCTTCACTATATGATTCTCACAACTCTACAGAAGGTGTACCCTCTAAAGCATTGTTTGAAGAATGGGTAGATGCACTGGTAGCTGTAGATAAAGGTAAGGCAAGACTCAACGTAATGGATGATGTAAGACGTGATTACCAGCGATTTTATAATCAGTTTGCTCCTCTGGGTTCTGGGCTGAACAGACTTGAAAGAGAGGTTGGCGTTGCGGAACGGGAATATCTGGAAATTCTGCACAGTTTGAATATGAGTAAGCTTCGCGAAAGAAATCTTGAATTTTCTTCTAAGCTGCGAATTATGGATTCACCGATATTTCCTCTGAAAGCGAATCCTTCTAAAAGATTAATGCTTGTAATTGGTTCTTTTTTAGCAGGTTTGCTACTCTGTATAGGCTTTATAACGGCTAAAGAATATTTAGATACAACAGTAAGAGATCCCCAACGGGCTGAAAAGCTGACAGGTCTGGCTTTTGCAGGTGCTTTACCACTCACTGATAAGCATAATTCTAAGATTAATTATGCCAGAATTGAACGTAAGTTATTAAATCAGTGCTTGAGTAAATTGAAACTGAGATCTCACGATCATGCGCCTGGTACTCCTTTTGTAATCATACTCTTCAGTATCAGAAATGAGGAAGGCAAAACCTATTTTGGTAACAGGCTTGCTGACCGATTGAACCGTACAGGGAGTCCTACTTTATTATGCGAACCTTTTAACAGACGTAAACAAATAGACGAGTCTGCATTCCAATATAAACTGCCTGCTAACTTCAGTTCAGTTACAAGTATACAGGAACTGACAAACCGCACCCTGGATTCTTATAATTATGTTATTTTAGAGATACCTTCTACTATTGATAATCCACTCCCTGTTGAATTAATTCAGAAAGCTGATTTATCGTTGATGTTAGTTACAGCTGAAAGAGTATGGGAAGAAGCTGATAATTTCTCATTAGCAGGTTACAAAGAAGTGGCCAGTAAGCCTGTATTATTATTATTAAATAAGGTAAAACTGAACTATCTGAACGGCATTATTGGCAAAATATAG
- a CDS encoding glycosyltransferase produces the protein MTTSILEDKDIVCLAFPSWDGNYEKSTVKIMSQLAKRNRVLYIDYPYTYKDIFTTWFGKQNAPVGRMLGTQKRLRKISLPESAFIHVLTTPPVLSVNSVKNAAKHRRLLQTNGNIVRKSILKAMKSLGMKDPLVVCAFNPFLGLPLLNQLNELATIYYCYDEISACNWTKNYGKQLEEEYIKKADTIIVSSDGLLKSKSSLSNKCYLVKNGVDFAIFNRTAELRQRNKNVDITVGYLGSLDERVDYELLMYLAEKLPDIKFEFVGRIISKDKAAQLDKFPNTKFWDAKKPEELPSYLKKFDAGIIPFLKNEQTAGIYPMKINEYLAGGIPVISTDFSPLPEFDSVIATASTHEAFLQAMMESLCNDTPQKRKERISIAAGNSWENKATQFSQAIADTLMRKNAVKPVVAAVSVSV, from the coding sequence ATGACCACGTCCATACTGGAAGATAAAGATATTGTTTGCCTGGCTTTCCCCTCTTGGGATGGTAATTATGAAAAAAGTACTGTGAAGATAATGTCACAGCTGGCTAAGCGGAACCGGGTATTATATATAGATTATCCATATACTTATAAAGACATCTTTACCACTTGGTTTGGTAAGCAAAATGCACCTGTTGGCCGAATGCTGGGTACACAGAAAAGGCTTAGAAAAATAAGTTTACCAGAGAGCGCATTTATTCACGTACTTACCACTCCACCTGTTTTATCAGTGAATAGTGTTAAGAACGCAGCTAAACACAGAAGGCTTTTGCAAACAAACGGCAATATTGTGCGCAAATCTATCTTAAAAGCGATGAAGAGCCTGGGAATGAAAGACCCTTTAGTTGTTTGTGCCTTTAATCCCTTCTTAGGACTGCCACTTCTGAATCAGTTAAATGAATTAGCTACCATTTATTATTGCTATGATGAGATCAGTGCCTGCAACTGGACTAAAAACTATGGAAAGCAATTGGAAGAAGAGTATATAAAGAAAGCGGATACTATAATTGTTTCGTCTGATGGTTTATTAAAAAGCAAGAGTTCTCTCAGCAATAAATGTTATCTGGTAAAGAATGGGGTAGACTTTGCTATATTTAACCGTACGGCAGAGTTGAGACAGAGAAATAAGAATGTTGATATAACCGTTGGTTATTTAGGAAGCCTGGATGAGCGGGTTGATTATGAGTTACTCATGTATCTGGCAGAAAAATTACCTGATATTAAATTTGAGTTTGTAGGCAGGATTATTTCTAAAGATAAAGCTGCTCAGTTAGATAAATTTCCTAATACCAAATTCTGGGATGCTAAAAAGCCAGAAGAATTACCTTCTTATCTGAAAAAGTTTGATGCAGGCATTATTCCTTTTCTAAAGAATGAACAAACTGCAGGTATTTATCCTATGAAGATTAATGAATACCTGGCTGGCGGTATTCCCGTAATTTCTACTGATTTTTCGCCTTTACCCGAGTTCGATTCAGTTATTGCTACTGCCTCTACTCATGAAGCTTTTTTACAGGCTATGATGGAAAGTTTGTGCAATGATACACCTCAGAAAAGAAAGGAACGTATTTCGATAGCTGCTGGTAACTCTTGGGAAAATAAAGCTACTCAATTTAGTCAGGCCATTGCTGATACTTTAATGCGGAAAAATGCTGTAAAGCCAGTAGTTGCTGCTGTAAGTGTATCAGTTTAA
- a CDS encoding oligosaccharide flippase family protein: MLVRLLNAADLGMWMLYLTVFAFADMLRSGSIQTAFIRLVADSTYAFVKGSAWFIALAITMLLIGIFYISLLIFSFSHVFPIPAYYPAILFFVSLPSAMAIWFMQSEGKFNIILYIRLLITLPFLLFNLSGFFFPFSLLEVIEAHVICNALASGIVIVSGWAEIKEIVFINKKSLVSLFRFGKYSVGTLIGANLLKSSDIFMINWFLGPSAVALYTLPYKLIELIEIPIRSFATTAMPLLSQYSARNDIKAVQGVFNRNIGFLILLIIPFAVIGMWLADSILLIIAGESYMGSADIFRCFIFYSLFLPLDRFLGITLDCLNKPYLNFIKVAASVIINVLANVYVLNAFQSPVAVAATTILTIICAVIIGITLLRKIMAVNLVCIFQEGFRTMSQSLHKILPHKV; this comes from the coding sequence GTGCTTGTCCGGTTGTTAAATGCCGCCGACTTAGGCATGTGGATGCTTTATCTGACAGTTTTCGCGTTCGCCGACATGTTACGTTCAGGTAGTATTCAAACTGCTTTTATCCGTTTGGTGGCTGATAGTACATACGCTTTTGTAAAAGGCTCTGCCTGGTTCATCGCATTAGCTATAACTATGTTGCTGATTGGAATCTTTTATATATCGCTACTCATTTTTTCTTTCAGTCATGTTTTCCCTATTCCTGCTTATTATCCTGCTATACTTTTCTTTGTTTCACTGCCTTCTGCAATGGCAATATGGTTTATGCAATCTGAGGGAAAATTCAATATCATTCTTTATATCAGGTTATTAATAACCTTGCCTTTTTTACTATTCAATTTAAGTGGATTCTTCTTTCCATTTTCCTTGCTTGAAGTGATCGAGGCACATGTAATCTGTAATGCATTAGCATCGGGAATAGTTATAGTTTCAGGATGGGCTGAAATAAAAGAAATAGTATTCATTAATAAGAAATCGCTTGTATCGCTATTTCGTTTTGGGAAATATAGTGTAGGAACTTTAATTGGTGCTAATCTGCTGAAAAGTTCTGATATTTTTATGATTAACTGGTTTTTAGGCCCTTCAGCAGTAGCCTTATACACATTGCCTTATAAGTTAATAGAATTAATTGAAATCCCGATCAGGAGTTTTGCTACAACTGCCATGCCTTTATTAAGCCAGTATAGTGCCCGGAATGATATAAAAGCTGTACAAGGCGTTTTTAATCGGAACATTGGTTTTTTGATACTACTAATTATTCCTTTTGCTGTGATCGGCATGTGGTTAGCAGATAGCATATTACTAATTATAGCTGGAGAGAGTTACATGGGTTCGGCAGATATTTTCAGGTGTTTCATATTTTATAGCTTGTTTCTGCCTCTAGATAGGTTTTTGGGTATTACTCTTGACTGTTTAAATAAACCGTACTTAAATTTTATTAAAGTTGCTGCTTCAGTTATTATAAATGTGTTAGCAAATGTTTATGTATTGAATGCCTTTCAAAGTCCGGTGGCAGTTGCGGCAACTACTATTCTTACAATTATATGTGCGGTAATCATTGGTATTACCTTGTTACGCAAAATAATGGCTGTAAATTTAGTATGTATCTTTCAAGAGGGATTCCGGACCATGAGCCAGAGCTTGCATAAAATATTACCTCATAAAGTATGA
- a CDS encoding glycosyltransferase family 2 protein, translated as MIHISRQLPLVSIITVNYNKISVTREFLQSIQRITYPHYEVIVVDNASIEAGFDELKNEFPAVIFIKNPFNTGFAGGNNVGVKVAKGAFLLFLNNDTEVETSFLKPLVDCLLSDERIGMASPKIKYFDSPDIIQYAGGVAINRVTGRGRFIGNKEKDSSAFIENTPTELIHGAAMMVSRKLLDTIGPMDEQYFLYYEELDWCERAKKAGFSLYFVGQSVVYHKESTSVGKNSALRTYYLTRNRLLFIRKNFRGFSFWSSITFFFLVAFPKNIFFCLFTGKIKLLVAFIKGVFWHLYPKNWS; from the coding sequence ATGATACATATTTCCAGGCAGCTTCCTCTAGTATCTATTATCACGGTAAACTATAATAAGATTAGTGTTACCAGAGAGTTTCTTCAATCCATACAAAGAATTACGTATCCTCATTATGAAGTAATTGTAGTAGATAATGCAAGTATAGAAGCTGGCTTTGATGAATTGAAAAATGAATTTCCGGCAGTAATATTCATTAAAAATCCTTTCAATACAGGCTTTGCCGGTGGAAATAATGTAGGGGTAAAGGTAGCAAAAGGGGCATTTCTGCTATTTCTCAACAATGATACAGAAGTAGAAACCAGCTTTCTTAAACCATTGGTAGATTGTTTGTTGTCGGATGAGAGAATAGGAATGGCCAGCCCGAAAATAAAATATTTTGATTCCCCAGATATTATTCAATACGCCGGAGGTGTGGCAATAAATCGGGTTACTGGCAGAGGCAGATTTATTGGAAATAAAGAAAAAGATAGCTCTGCTTTCATTGAGAATACTCCTACTGAGTTAATTCACGGAGCGGCTATGATGGTTTCCAGAAAACTATTGGATACGATTGGCCCTATGGACGAACAATATTTTTTATATTATGAAGAGTTAGATTGGTGTGAAAGAGCAAAGAAAGCTGGCTTCTCTTTGTATTTTGTTGGACAGTCAGTGGTATACCATAAAGAATCGACGTCTGTGGGTAAAAACAGTGCTTTGCGGACCTATTATCTCACCCGAAACCGCTTATTATTTATACGTAAAAATTTTAGAGGATTTTCTTTTTGGAGCAGTATTACTTTTTTCTTTCTGGTTGCTTTTCCTAAGAATATATTTTTCTGTTTATTCACTGGTAAAATCAAACTGCTGGTGGCTTTTATAAAGGGTGTTTTCTGGCATTTATATCCGAAAAACTGGTCATAA
- a CDS encoding OmpA family protein, protein MKNVMNVKGILAFLLAAIFLWNCNASRTTKGGAIGAGTGAVIGGIIGKKTGSTAGGAIIGAAVGGAAGAVIGRYMDKQAKEIEENVDGAVVERVGEGIRVKFDSGILFGFDKDQLNAESERNLAKMAEVLKKYEDTEILIEGHTDNKGDANYNQKLSVRRAKEVEKRLKEIGVQNNRLTTKGYGFDQPIASNDTETGRQENRRVEVIIVANDELKEKAEQGKVDDL, encoded by the coding sequence ATGAAGAATGTAATGAATGTAAAGGGTATATTAGCTTTTTTGCTGGCAGCTATTTTTTTATGGAATTGTAATGCAAGCAGAACTACTAAGGGAGGAGCTATAGGAGCAGGAACTGGTGCAGTAATCGGAGGAATTATTGGTAAGAAAACAGGAAGTACAGCCGGAGGCGCTATAATCGGCGCTGCTGTAGGTGGTGCCGCTGGTGCAGTAATAGGCCGCTACATGGATAAACAGGCTAAAGAAATAGAAGAAAATGTAGATGGCGCCGTAGTAGAAAGAGTAGGCGAAGGTATCCGGGTAAAATTTGACTCTGGTATATTATTCGGTTTTGATAAAGATCAGCTGAACGCTGAATCTGAAAGAAATCTGGCTAAAATGGCTGAGGTGTTGAAAAAATATGAAGACACTGAGATTTTAATTGAAGGCCATACCGATAATAAAGGAGATGCTAACTATAATCAGAAACTTTCGGTGAGAAGAGCCAAAGAAGTGGAAAAACGCCTGAAAGAAATTGGCGTACAAAACAACCGTTTAACCACTAAAGGATATGGTTTTGATCAGCCCATTGCTTCTAACGATACAGAAACAGGACGTCAGGAAAACCGCCGGGTAGAAGTAATTATAGTAGCTAACGATGAATTAAAAGAAAAAGCAGAGCAAGGCAAAGTAGATGATTTGTAG
- a CDS encoding PPK2 family polyphosphate kinase, producing the protein MKLSHLPTRAPEDLDKEKTKDQTLTLLSYLQEKQDILYAQQQYSLLIVLQGLDASGKDGLVKKVFSGVNPMGCQVKAFKAPTEEELSHDFLWRIHKYTPAKGMIQIFNRSHYEDVLVPRVEGWVKPAVIKRSYGYINSFEQLLQDSNTLILKFFLNVSEDKQRERIQERITDPNKHWKYDPGDMLVVKKRDDYLEAYQDVVEECSPDIPWTIVPADQNWYKEYVVAKKIVDTLDTLDLRYPDKLKK; encoded by the coding sequence ATGAAACTTAGCCATCTTCCCACCCGTGCGCCAGAAGATCTTGATAAAGAAAAAACAAAAGATCAGACCCTAACACTACTGAGCTACTTACAGGAAAAGCAAGATATATTGTACGCTCAGCAACAATACAGCTTGTTGATTGTTCTGCAAGGACTGGATGCATCCGGAAAAGATGGATTGGTGAAAAAAGTATTCAGTGGGGTAAATCCAATGGGTTGCCAGGTAAAAGCATTTAAAGCACCTACTGAAGAAGAATTATCTCACGACTTTCTATGGCGGATTCATAAATACACGCCTGCTAAAGGTATGATTCAGATTTTTAACCGATCTCATTATGAAGATGTACTGGTGCCCAGAGTAGAAGGATGGGTAAAACCGGCTGTTATTAAGAGGAGCTATGGGTATATCAATAGTTTTGAACAGTTGCTCCAGGATTCCAATACACTTATACTGAAATTCTTTCTTAATGTGTCGGAAGATAAGCAACGGGAACGTATACAGGAGAGAATTACCGATCCTAATAAACATTGGAAATATGACCCTGGAGATATGCTGGTGGTAAAGAAAAGAGATGATTATCTGGAAGCCTACCAGGATGTGGTAGAAGAATGCAGCCCTGACATTCCATGGACGATTGTACCTGCCGACCAGAACTGGTATAAGGAATATGTGGTGGCCAAAAAAATTGTGGATACTCTGGATACTTTAGATCTCCGCTATCCGGATAAGTTGAAGAAATGA
- a CDS encoding NUDIX hydrolase, producing the protein MITIKDIIVGLQHYIASDENERKMVNNTIAFAQTYPDCLLRSLLTGHLTASAWITDESRKYVLLIHHYKLDKWFQLGGHADGEPDLRKVALTEAREESGLQHFSLISEVIFDVDIHQIPARLQEPAHYHYDIRFLLQASRNEPLVKNAESKALEWVSIEQVSTLNNSESIQRMVRKHMQLFS; encoded by the coding sequence ATGATTACTATTAAAGATATTATTGTCGGATTACAACATTACATCGCTTCCGACGAAAATGAACGCAAGATGGTGAATAATACGATCGCTTTTGCGCAAACATATCCCGATTGCCTGCTTCGAAGTTTGCTAACAGGCCATCTCACGGCTTCAGCCTGGATTACAGATGAAAGCCGCAAATATGTTTTACTTATCCATCACTATAAATTAGATAAATGGTTTCAGTTAGGTGGCCATGCCGACGGAGAACCAGACTTAAGAAAAGTAGCCCTAACGGAAGCCAGGGAAGAATCCGGTTTGCAGCATTTTTCTTTGATTTCCGAGGTTATTTTTGATGTAGATATACATCAGATTCCAGCCCGTTTACAAGAACCTGCACACTATCATTATGATATCCGTTTTTTGTTACAAGCAAGCCGCAATGAACCTTTAGTTAAAAATGCAGAATCTAAAGCTCTGGAATGGGTATCGATAGAACAGGTGAGTACACTCAACAATAGCGAATCTATTCAGAGAATGGTGAGAAAACATATGCAATTATTTTCTTGA
- the porQ gene encoding type IX secretion system protein PorQ, which translates to MQFSSILFHVRRYFLYLTLCLCWVDTAVQAQYLGGRTSFSFVNLPGHAPLAALGGINVSLRNQNVNSFLSNPALLSTQTDKHISLSYVPYYAGINYSTLAYSHPLKKAGRWAAGLQYINYGTFEETDATGAVIGSFKASDYILTTGYSHIIGHYTLGANLKLAGSTIANYSAYAAMLDIGAVFKHPVHDLSIGLVIKNAGFALKAYHPEVSLAMPFDVQAGVSFKPKFMPLRFSFTAHHLHQLDIAYDDPAFNTTIDPNGNKVVEKVGVADKIARHFTVGTQILLGKAFQIQVGYNHLLRQELRLINQAAGSGFSLGASLHIKSFDIAYARGFHHAAGGISYLTLISNLGTVFKKK; encoded by the coding sequence ATGCAGTTTAGTTCAATTCTATTTCATGTCAGGCGGTACTTTCTGTATTTAACACTTTGTTTGTGCTGGGTAGATACAGCTGTTCAGGCGCAATACCTGGGTGGACGAACTTCATTTTCATTTGTGAATCTGCCTGGACATGCCCCATTGGCAGCTTTAGGTGGAATAAATGTATCGTTGCGCAACCAGAATGTAAATTCTTTCCTGTCTAACCCTGCTTTATTAAGTACGCAAACCGACAAACATATATCCCTGAGTTATGTGCCTTATTATGCCGGCATTAACTATTCTACGTTAGCCTATTCACATCCGCTCAAAAAAGCGGGAAGGTGGGCGGCAGGACTTCAATACATCAATTATGGGACGTTTGAGGAAACAGATGCCACCGGGGCTGTAATAGGCAGCTTTAAAGCCAGCGATTATATATTAACCACTGGATATTCTCATATCATCGGACATTATACCCTTGGAGCTAATCTTAAACTTGCTGGTTCTACCATTGCTAATTACTCAGCGTATGCAGCGATGCTGGATATAGGAGCCGTTTTTAAACATCCGGTTCATGATTTGAGTATTGGCCTTGTGATTAAAAATGCAGGATTTGCCTTAAAAGCTTACCATCCGGAAGTCTCTCTTGCTATGCCTTTTGATGTGCAGGCAGGCGTTTCTTTCAAGCCTAAATTTATGCCGCTGCGTTTTTCATTCACTGCCCATCACCTCCACCAGTTAGATATCGCCTACGATGACCCAGCCTTCAATACCACTATTGATCCCAATGGAAATAAGGTAGTAGAAAAAGTAGGAGTAGCAGATAAAATTGCCCGTCATTTTACAGTGGGAACACAAATTCTGTTAGGAAAAGCATTTCAAATACAGGTGGGATACAATCATCTCTTGCGGCAGGAACTACGGCTTATTAACCAGGCGGCAGGTTCGGGATTTTCCCTGGGTGCTTCCCTACATATTAAATCTTTCGATATAGCATATGCCAGGGGCTTCCATCATGCAGCAGGAGGAATCAGTTATCTTACTTTGATCAGCAATCTGGGAACGGTATTTAAGAAAAAATAG
- a CDS encoding sugar phosphate isomerase/epimerase family protein: MSFSEKISRQQFLKVSSLALAGTFLTDFSAFGKTSKNVGLQLYTLREILPKDLEGTLKKVADIGYREVELFGYSDGKYFGKSPKEFRDILKSLNLTAPSGHYTTGNVMKSKGTLQDDWKRAVDDAAEVGQKYMICAFLFPQERTKLDDYKHHIELFNKSAEVCKAAGLQFGYHNHDFEFVQLEGQMPFDLILKETDPKLVQIELDLYWISFAGKDPVELFKQHPGRFPMWHVKDMEKTAERAFAEVGTGSIDFQRIFDAAKTAGLKHYFVEQDVCKRPPLESINISFQNVKKLKV, from the coding sequence ATGTCATTCTCCGAAAAAATATCCCGGCAGCAATTTTTAAAGGTGAGCAGCTTAGCCCTGGCAGGCACCTTTCTTACAGATTTTTCTGCATTTGGGAAAACAAGTAAAAACGTAGGCCTTCAGCTATACACTCTGCGTGAAATATTACCTAAAGACCTGGAAGGTACTTTAAAAAAAGTAGCGGATATTGGGTATCGTGAAGTAGAATTGTTTGGCTATTCTGATGGAAAATACTTTGGCAAAAGCCCAAAAGAATTCCGTGATATTTTAAAAAGCCTGAATTTAACAGCACCTAGTGGCCATTATACGACTGGTAATGTGATGAAGAGCAAAGGCACCCTGCAAGACGACTGGAAACGGGCTGTAGATGATGCCGCAGAAGTAGGACAAAAGTATATGATTTGTGCGTTTCTCTTTCCGCAGGAACGTACTAAACTGGATGATTATAAACATCATATAGAATTATTCAATAAATCGGCGGAGGTATGCAAGGCAGCAGGCTTACAATTTGGTTACCACAACCACGATTTTGAATTTGTACAACTTGAAGGCCAGATGCCTTTTGATCTGATTCTGAAAGAAACTGACCCTAAACTGGTGCAGATTGAATTAGATTTATACTGGATCAGTTTTGCCGGAAAAGATCCGGTTGAATTATTCAAGCAACACCCCGGACGTTTCCCTATGTGGCATGTAAAAGATATGGAAAAGACAGCAGAACGCGCTTTCGCAGAAGTAGGCACTGGTTCGATAGATTTTCAGCGGATTTTTGATGCCGCAAAAACTGCCGGTTTAAAACACTATTTTGTAGAACAGGATGTTTGCAAACGCCCACCCCTGGAATCTATTAATATTAGTTTCCAGAATGTGAAGAAGTTGAAAGTGTGA